The Streptococcus pluranimalium genome contains a region encoding:
- the tgt gene encoding tRNA guanosine(34) transglycosylase Tgt, translating to MTEHAIKYRLIKTEKHTGARLGEIETPHGTFSTPMFMPVGTQATVKTQSPEELKQMGSGIILSNTYHLWLRPGDELIARAGGLHKFMNWDQAILTDSGGFQVYSLADSRNITEEGVTFKNHLNGSKMFLSPEKAISIQNNLGSDIMMSFDECPQFYQPYDYVKNSIERTSRWAERGLKAHRRPQDQGLFGIVQGAGFEDLRRQSAQDLVSMDFAGYSIGGLAVGETHEEMNAVLDFTTPMLPENKPRYLMGVGAPDSLIDAVIRGVDMFDCVLPTRIARNGTCMTSEGRLVVKNAKYAEDFTPLDHDCDCYTCQNYTRAYLRHLLKADETFGMRLTSYHNLYFLVNLMKKVRQAIVDDNLLEFREDFVERYGYNHSKRNF from the coding sequence ATGACAGAACATGCTATCAAATACCGTTTGATCAAAACGGAAAAACACACAGGTGCCCGTCTGGGAGAGATTGAAACCCCACATGGTACTTTTTCAACCCCTATGTTTATGCCGGTTGGGACACAAGCCACGGTAAAAACACAATCTCCTGAAGAATTGAAACAAATGGGTTCAGGGATCATCCTTTCAAACACTTACCACCTCTGGTTACGCCCTGGTGACGAATTGATTGCGCGTGCCGGTGGCTTACACAAATTCATGAACTGGGACCAGGCTATTCTTACCGATTCTGGTGGTTTTCAGGTGTATTCTTTGGCTGATAGCCGCAATATCACTGAAGAAGGGGTGACCTTTAAAAACCACTTGAATGGTTCTAAAATGTTCCTCTCTCCGGAGAAAGCCATCTCTATTCAGAACAATCTTGGTTCGGATATCATGATGAGCTTTGACGAATGCCCACAATTTTACCAACCCTATGATTACGTCAAAAATTCTATCGAGCGAACAAGCCGTTGGGCGGAACGTGGGCTAAAAGCCCATCGTCGCCCGCAAGATCAAGGGCTCTTCGGTATTGTGCAGGGGGCTGGTTTTGAAGACCTCCGTCGTCAGTCTGCTCAAGACTTGGTTTCTATGGATTTTGCCGGCTATTCTATCGGTGGTCTTGCTGTTGGTGAGACGCATGAAGAGATGAATGCTGTGCTTGATTTCACGACGCCAATGTTGCCTGAGAATAAACCTCGCTACCTCATGGGAGTTGGAGCTCCTGATAGTTTGATTGACGCGGTTATTCGCGGTGTGGACATGTTTGATTGTGTGCTGCCAACACGTATCGCTCGTAACGGGACTTGTATGACCAGTGAAGGTCGCTTGGTGGTTAAAAATGCCAAGTATGCTGAAGATTTCACACCACTTGATCATGATTGTGATTGTTACACTTGTCAAAACTACACACGTGCCTACCTCCGTCACCTTCTTAAAGCCGACGAAACCTTTGGTATGCGTTTGACATCTTACCATAATCTCTATTTCTTGGTTAATTTGATGAAGAAAGTTCGCCAAGCGATCGTGGACGATAATTTACTTGAATTCCGTGAAGACTTTGTAGAACGATACGGTTATAATCACTCAAAACGTAATTTTTAA
- a CDS encoding DUF975 family protein has product MIRSIKQQAKVLVKGLPGKYSLFILPIILSIVNITISYRETTIDSIDTQVSLSATIFPPLVTFLIAFFTISALYTMLEVVRQERKAVEFGDLMQSFSGGRFAKLFVTLLVRNLLILPWAFLFGIGMGLMLGVMIVSLEHSEPLGSVSVIITLLGLVLMVAGMILIIWKSNQYSQTEFVIYDQIAQNRYQGPLAAIKESKQLMKGHVFELFKLYLSFMGWYLLTFLTLGLVSIYLIPYMTTTRAVYYQYLLEQNSAPTTEYQDGPIQESPFDVR; this is encoded by the coding sequence ATGATTAGAAGTATCAAACAACAAGCAAAAGTCTTAGTTAAAGGCCTCCCTGGGAAATATTCCCTCTTTATTCTACCGATTATCCTAAGCATTGTTAATATTACTATCTCTTATAGAGAAACTACTATTGATAGTATAGACACTCAGGTTAGTCTTTCAGCTACTATTTTTCCACCATTAGTCACTTTCTTAATAGCCTTCTTTACGATCTCAGCACTTTATACCATGCTTGAAGTGGTTCGACAAGAGCGAAAAGCTGTCGAATTTGGGGACTTAATGCAAAGTTTCTCAGGCGGTCGCTTTGCTAAATTATTTGTCACTCTGCTTGTGCGCAACCTCCTTATACTACCTTGGGCTTTCTTATTTGGTATCGGAATGGGCTTAATGCTTGGCGTTATGATTGTCTCTCTTGAACATAGTGAGCCACTCGGTAGCGTCAGTGTCATTATCACCTTGCTTGGTTTAGTCCTCATGGTTGCAGGGATGATTCTAATCATTTGGAAATCCAACCAATATTCTCAAACTGAATTTGTCATTTATGACCAAATCGCTCAGAATCGCTATCAAGGACCACTAGCAGCTATCAAAGAAAGTAAACAATTGATGAAAGGGCATGTTTTTGAACTATTCAAACTTTACTTGAGTTTCATGGGCTGGTACCTTCTTACTTTCCTTACCCTCGGACTTGTTTCCATTTACCTTATCCCTTACATGACAACAACACGCGCTGTTTATTACCAATACTTATTAGAGCAAAATAGTGCGCCAACTACCGAATACCAAGACGGTCCTATCCAAGAATCACCTTTTGATGTTCGCTAA
- a CDS encoding diacylglycerol/lipid kinase family protein, with amino-acid sequence MKKALLVVNPSAGGEKAQEFQKAAVEKLESYFDEVEVKETKKGGDARDFARAAALDKLDSVFVMGGDGTVNEGISGLAEQDYRPKFGFFPLGTVNDLARALNMPINPKEAIEALDFEQTKSLDIGKINDRYFMNVVAVGSIPEAVRDVSVEEKTKFGKMAYLISGLKKIAQNETYNFELDVDGDYISVESTTLLIGLTNSIGGHENFLPDAKVDDGLLHLVYLKDTNMLESFQAIPNLAQGVTESNQNLGYRTFNKAHIALKNSQSLGTNVDGDEGDELPIDITILPSHLTVYSGK; translated from the coding sequence AGTGCAGGTGGAGAGAAAGCTCAAGAATTTCAAAAAGCCGCTGTAGAAAAATTAGAATCCTATTTTGACGAAGTTGAGGTAAAGGAAACTAAAAAAGGAGGCGATGCTCGTGATTTTGCTAGGGCTGCAGCTCTAGATAAGCTAGACAGTGTCTTTGTTATGGGTGGTGATGGTACCGTTAATGAAGGGATCAGTGGACTTGCTGAACAGGATTATCGACCAAAATTTGGCTTTTTCCCACTAGGTACTGTTAACGATTTAGCGCGTGCTTTAAACATGCCTATTAATCCTAAAGAAGCGATTGAAGCACTTGATTTTGAGCAAACAAAATCCTTGGATATTGGGAAGATTAACGACCGCTATTTTATGAATGTTGTTGCTGTCGGATCAATTCCTGAAGCTGTTCGTGATGTTTCTGTTGAAGAAAAAACGAAGTTTGGCAAGATGGCTTATCTTATCTCTGGCCTTAAGAAAATTGCCCAGAATGAAACCTATAACTTTGAATTAGATGTTGACGGCGACTATATCTCAGTCGAATCAACAACACTGTTAATTGGTTTGACTAACTCTATCGGTGGTCATGAAAACTTTTTGCCTGATGCTAAGGTGGACGATGGTCTCTTACATTTGGTTTACCTCAAAGATACCAACATGTTAGAGTCCTTTCAAGCCATTCCAAACTTAGCACAAGGGGTTACGGAATCTAACCAAAATCTTGGCTATCGTACTTTCAACAAGGCTCATATTGCTTTGAAAAATTCACAATCTTTGGGAACAAATGTTGATGGAGATGAGGGAGATGAGCTGCCTATTGATATCACTATCTTGCCATCTCATCTAACCGTTTATAGTGGGAAGTAA